From Streptomyces sp. TLI_105, the proteins below share one genomic window:
- the cbiE gene encoding precorrin-6y C5,15-methyltransferase (decarboxylating) subunit CbiE encodes MNAAISVVSVVGIGADGWDGLPETARRALRAAEVLLGAPRQLGLLPEDDCPGERIAWPSPLRPAVPGLLAAHQGRAIAVLASGDPSFYGIARTLAETAGADRLRIHPHPSSVSYACARLGWPLEAVETLSVVARPLAALSAALHEGRRLLVLSEGADTAARVAELLRTTGWGGTRVRVLEQLGGPAERILDGTAADWPHERTDPLNVLALDCARDPGTLRLGVVPGLPDEAYEHDGQLTKRYVRAATLAALAPAPGELLWDVGGGSGSIGVEWMRTHRSCRAVAVEKSPERAARITRNADALGVPGLRVVTGPAPASLTGLPTPDAIFIGGGLTAPGLLDTCWEALPPGGRLVANTVTLESEALLARWYGRHGGELVRLAVSTAVPVGGFTGWRQAMPVTQWSVTKG; translated from the coding sequence GTGAACGCTGCGATATCGGTGGTGTCGGTCGTGGGGATCGGCGCGGACGGCTGGGACGGGCTCCCCGAGACCGCCCGCCGCGCCCTGCGCGCCGCCGAGGTCCTGCTCGGCGCCCCCCGCCAGCTCGGCCTCCTCCCGGAGGACGACTGCCCCGGCGAGCGGATCGCCTGGCCCTCCCCCCTCCGCCCCGCCGTCCCCGGACTGCTCGCCGCCCACCAGGGCCGCGCGATCGCCGTCCTCGCCAGCGGCGACCCCTCCTTCTACGGCATCGCCCGCACCCTCGCGGAGACCGCCGGCGCCGACCGCCTCCGCATCCACCCGCACCCGTCCTCCGTCTCGTACGCCTGCGCCCGCCTCGGCTGGCCACTCGAAGCCGTCGAGACCCTCTCCGTCGTCGCCAGGCCGCTCGCCGCGCTCTCCGCCGCCCTCCACGAGGGCCGCCGCCTCCTCGTGCTCAGCGAGGGCGCCGACACCGCCGCGCGGGTCGCGGAGCTGCTGCGCACCACCGGCTGGGGCGGCACCCGCGTCCGCGTCCTCGAACAGCTCGGCGGCCCCGCCGAGCGGATCCTCGACGGGACCGCCGCCGACTGGCCGCACGAGCGCACCGACCCCCTCAACGTCCTCGCCCTCGACTGCGCCCGCGACCCCGGCACCCTCCGGCTCGGCGTCGTGCCCGGGCTCCCCGACGAGGCGTACGAGCACGACGGCCAGCTCACCAAGCGGTACGTGCGCGCCGCCACCCTCGCCGCCCTCGCCCCCGCCCCCGGCGAACTCCTCTGGGACGTCGGCGGCGGCTCCGGCTCCATCGGCGTCGAATGGATGCGGACCCACCGCTCCTGCCGGGCCGTCGCCGTCGAGAAGTCCCCCGAGCGGGCCGCCCGCATCACCCGCAACGCCGACGCCCTCGGCGTACCGGGCCTGCGCGTCGTCACCGGCCCCGCCCCCGCCTCGCTCACCGGGCTCCCCACCCCCGACGCGATCTTCATCGGCGGCGGCCTCACCGCACCCGGCCTGCTCGACACCTGCTGGGAGGCCCTGCCGCCCGGCGGGCGGCTCGTCGCCAACACCGTGACGCTGGAATCCGAGGCGCTGCTCGCCCGGTGGTACGGCCGCCACGGCGGCGAACTGGTCCGGCTCGCCGTCTCCACCGCCGTGCCCGTGGGCGGCTTCACCGGCTGGCGCCAGGCCATGCCCGTCACCCAGTGGTCCGTAACGAAGGGTTGA
- the cobM gene encoding precorrin-4 C(11)-methyltransferase → MTVYFIGAGPGAADLITVRGARTLAGCGVCLYAGSLVPTELLAECPPDAKLVDTAKMDLDQIVAEITAAHEAGQDVARLHSGDPSVFSAMAEQMRRLDAAGIPYEVVPGVPAFAAAAAALKRELTVPTVGQTVILTRIAQQATPMPEGEDLATLGRSGALLVLHLAARYVDRVVGELVPHYGADCPAAVVAMASRPDEVVLRGTLEDIAEQTKAAGITKTAVILVGRTLGASEFRDSHLYDPARDRHAC, encoded by the coding sequence ATGACCGTCTACTTCATCGGCGCGGGCCCCGGCGCGGCCGACCTGATCACCGTGCGCGGCGCGCGGACCCTCGCCGGGTGCGGGGTCTGCCTCTACGCCGGCTCCCTCGTCCCCACCGAACTGCTCGCCGAGTGCCCGCCGGACGCGAAGCTCGTCGACACGGCGAAGATGGACCTCGACCAGATCGTCGCCGAGATCACCGCCGCCCACGAGGCCGGCCAGGACGTGGCCCGGCTGCACTCCGGCGACCCGTCGGTCTTCAGCGCCATGGCCGAGCAGATGCGCCGCCTGGACGCGGCCGGCATCCCGTACGAGGTCGTGCCCGGCGTCCCGGCCTTCGCGGCGGCGGCGGCCGCCCTGAAGCGGGAGCTCACCGTCCCGACGGTCGGCCAGACCGTCATCCTCACGCGCATCGCCCAGCAGGCCACCCCCATGCCGGAGGGCGAGGACCTCGCCACCCTCGGCCGCAGCGGAGCCCTGCTCGTCCTCCACCTCGCCGCGCGCTACGTCGACCGGGTCGTCGGCGAACTCGTCCCCCACTACGGCGCCGACTGCCCGGCCGCCGTCGTCGCGATGGCCAGCCGCCCGGACGAGGTGGTCCTGCGGGGCACCCTGGAGGACATCGCGGAGCAGACGAAGGCGGCGGGCATCACGAAGACGGCCGTCATCCTCGTGGGCCGCACGCTGGGGGCCTCGGAGTTCCGCGACAGCCACCTGTACGACCCGGCGCGCGACCGCCACGCCTGCTGA
- a CDS encoding 50S ribosomal protein bL37: protein MAKRGNKKRARKKKKANHGKRPNA from the coding sequence ATGGCGAAGCGCGGCAACAAGAAGCGGGCCCGCAAGAAGAAGAAGGCCAACCACGGCAAGCGGCCCAACGCCTGA